From a single Vicugna pacos chromosome 4, VicPac4, whole genome shotgun sequence genomic region:
- the LOC102533822 gene encoding olfactory receptor 13C7: MESANQTASVTEFILLGLSAHPKMEKTFFVLILLMYLLILLGNGVLVLVTVSDSRLHTPMYFFLGNLSFLDICYTTSSVPLILDSFLTPRKTISFSGCAMQMFLSFAMGATECVLLGTMAFDRYVAICNPLRYPVVMSKAAYVPMAAGSWAAGSAASMVQTSLAMRLPFCGDNVINHFTCEILAVLKLACADISINVISMGVTNVIFLGVPVLFIFVSYIFILTTILRIPSAEGRRKAFSTCSAQLTVVVVFYGTILFMYGKPKSKDPLGADKQDLADKLISLFYGVVTPMLNPIIYSLRNKDVKTAVRNLVSEKHFTW; encoded by the coding sequence ATGGAAAGTGCCAACCAGACTGCTTCCGTGACAGAgttcattctcctgggcctctcaGCCCACCCGAAGATGGAGAAAACGTTCTTTGTGCTCATCCTGCTGATGTACCTGCTGATCCTGCTGGGAAACGGGGTCCTCGTCCTGGTGACCGTGTCTGACTCCCGCCTGCAcacacccatgtacttcttcctgggGAACCTCTCCTTCCTTGACATCTGCTACACAACCTCCTCCGTCCCCCTCATTCTTGACAGCTTCCTCACCCCCAGGAAAACCATTTCCTTCTCAGGCTGTGCCATGCAGATGTTCCTCTCCTTTGCCATGGGAGCCACAGAGTGTGTGCTTCTGGGCACGATGGCGTTtgaccgctacgtggccatctgcaacCCCCTGAGGTACCCTGTGGTCATGAGCAAGGCTGCCTACGTGCCCATGGCTGCTGGCTCCTGGGCAGCTGGAAGTGCTGCCTCCATGGTTCAAACATCCCTTGCAATGAGGCTGCCCTTCTGTGGGGACAATGTCATCAACCACTTCACCTGTGAGATCCTGGCTGTCCTGAAGTTGGCATGTGCTGACATCTCCATCAATGTGATCAGTATGGGGGTGACCAATGTGATCTTCCTGGGGGTCCCTGTGCTGTTCATCTTTGTCTCCTACATCTTCATCCTCACCACCATCCTGAGGATCCCCTCAGCTGAGGGGAGAAGaaaggccttctccacctgctctgCCCAACTCACAGTCGTGGTCGTCTTCTATGGGACCATCCTCTTCATGTATGGGAAGCCCAAATCCAAGGATCCTCTGGGAGCAGACAAACAAGACCTTGCAGACAAGCTCATCTCCCTCTTCTACGGGGTGGTGACCCCCATGCTCAACCCCATCATCTACAGCCTCAGGAACAAGGATGTGAAGACTGCTGTGAGGAACTTGGTGAGTGAGAAACACTTCACCTGGTGA